A single genomic interval of Mycobacterium sp. DL592 harbors:
- a CDS encoding RND family transporter, with product MSNPHGTHPLIPRFVRSFAIPIVLFWVGLVVVLSVAVPPLEQVSQEHTVSLAPDDAPSMQAMKRVGKDFQEFDSNSSAMILLEGDQPLGAEAHQYYDGLIKKLRDDPKHVEHIQDFWGDPLTAAGSQSADGKAAYVQVYLAGNQGESLANESVDAVQKIVTANPPPAGIKVYVTGPTALSHDQHNVGDSAVKVVEMVTIGVIFVMLMLVYRSIVTTVLVLVMVFLELTAARGVIAFLGNAEIIGLSTFAVNLLATLSIAAATDYAIFLIGRYHEARLDGEDRETAFYTMYHGTAHVILGSGLTIAGATFCLHFTRLPYFRSLGFPLAIGMLVVVFAALTFGPAVIAIGSRFRKIFEPKRKMNTHMWRRVGTAVVRWPAPILVASIALALVGLLALPSYTTNYNDRNYLPKDIPANIGYAAADRHFPQARMNPELLLIEADHDVRNPSDMLVIDRVAKSVFHIPGIGRVQTITRPLGTPIEHTSIPFIISMSGTNQTMNMSYLQDRMKDMLKMGDELQVSIDTMERMLALTKQMVGVTHDMVAKTKQMVADTNEIRDHLADFDDFFRPIRNYLYWEPHCFDIPICWSLRSIFDSLDGIDTLSDDLASLVVDMDRLDVLMPKMVQVMPPMIATMKSMKASMMTMQSTMSGFQDQMQAMQDNATAMGQAFDASKNDDSFYLPPEVFDNPDFKRGLKMFVSPDGKAVRFIISHEGDPATPEGISHIDKVKNAAFEAIKGTPLEGSKVFMGGTASVYKDMQNGANYDLLIAGIAALCLIFVIMLVITRSIVAAAVIVGTVVLSLGASFGLSVLLWQHILGQPLHWLVLAMAVIILLAVGSDYNLLLVARFKEEIHAGLNTGIIRAMAGSGSVVTSAGLVFAFTMGSMLISPLRVGGQVGTTIALGLLFDTLIVRSFMTPSIAALLGKWFWWPQRVRQRPLPQQWPSPRRDDADDTDRLSVGASPEGGTT from the coding sequence ATGAGCAACCCACACGGAACGCACCCGCTGATTCCCCGGTTCGTCCGGAGTTTCGCCATCCCGATCGTGCTCTTCTGGGTCGGGCTCGTCGTCGTGCTCAGCGTCGCGGTCCCCCCGCTCGAGCAGGTGAGCCAGGAACACACCGTGTCGCTGGCGCCCGACGACGCACCGTCGATGCAAGCGATGAAGCGGGTCGGCAAGGACTTCCAGGAGTTCGACTCCAACAGCAGCGCGATGATCCTGCTGGAAGGCGATCAGCCGCTGGGCGCCGAAGCCCACCAGTACTACGACGGCCTGATCAAAAAGCTGCGCGACGATCCCAAGCACGTCGAGCACATCCAGGATTTCTGGGGCGATCCGCTGACCGCCGCCGGCTCCCAGAGCGCCGACGGCAAAGCCGCCTACGTCCAGGTTTATCTGGCTGGTAACCAGGGCGAGAGCCTGGCCAACGAGTCGGTTGACGCGGTGCAGAAGATCGTTACGGCCAACCCGCCCCCGGCCGGCATCAAGGTCTACGTCACCGGCCCGACCGCACTGAGCCACGACCAGCACAACGTCGGCGACTCGGCGGTCAAGGTCGTCGAGATGGTGACCATCGGCGTCATCTTCGTGATGTTGATGCTGGTCTACCGCTCGATCGTCACCACCGTCCTGGTGCTGGTGATGGTGTTCCTCGAACTCACCGCGGCCCGGGGGGTCATCGCGTTCCTGGGCAACGCCGAGATCATCGGCCTGTCGACATTCGCGGTCAACCTGCTGGCGACCCTGTCCATCGCCGCGGCCACCGACTACGCGATATTCCTGATCGGGCGCTACCACGAGGCCCGACTCGACGGCGAAGATCGCGAAACCGCGTTCTACACCATGTACCACGGCACCGCCCACGTGATCCTGGGCTCGGGCCTGACCATCGCCGGCGCGACGTTCTGCCTGCATTTCACCCGGCTGCCCTACTTCAGGTCACTGGGCTTCCCGCTGGCCATCGGCATGCTCGTGGTGGTGTTCGCGGCACTGACCTTCGGTCCCGCGGTCATCGCGATCGGCAGCAGATTCCGAAAGATCTTCGAGCCCAAGCGGAAGATGAACACCCACATGTGGCGCCGGGTCGGCACCGCAGTGGTCCGCTGGCCCGCCCCCATCCTGGTCGCCTCGATCGCGCTCGCCCTGGTCGGCCTGCTCGCCCTGCCGTCGTATACGACCAACTACAACGACCGTAACTACCTGCCCAAGGACATCCCGGCCAACATCGGCTACGCCGCCGCGGACCGGCATTTCCCGCAGGCGCGGATGAACCCGGAACTGCTGCTGATCGAAGCCGACCACGACGTGCGCAACCCGTCGGACATGCTGGTGATCGACCGCGTTGCCAAGAGTGTCTTCCACATCCCGGGTATCGGACGGGTGCAGACCATCACCCGTCCGCTGGGCACGCCGATCGAGCACACATCGATCCCCTTCATCATCAGCATGTCGGGCACCAACCAGACGATGAACATGTCCTACCTGCAGGACCGCATGAAGGACATGCTCAAGATGGGTGACGAGCTGCAGGTCAGCATCGACACCATGGAACGCATGCTGGCGCTGACCAAGCAGATGGTGGGCGTCACCCACGACATGGTGGCCAAGACCAAGCAGATGGTCGCCGACACCAACGAAATCCGGGACCACCTGGCCGATTTCGACGACTTCTTCCGGCCGATCCGCAACTACCTGTACTGGGAGCCGCACTGCTTCGACATCCCGATCTGCTGGTCGTTGCGGTCGATCTTCGACAGCCTCGACGGTATCGACACGCTCAGTGACGATCTGGCGTCACTGGTCGTCGACATGGACAGGCTCGATGTCCTGATGCCGAAGATGGTTCAGGTCATGCCGCCGATGATCGCGACCATGAAGAGCATGAAGGCATCGATGATGACGATGCAGTCGACGATGAGCGGCTTCCAGGACCAGATGCAGGCGATGCAGGACAACGCGACCGCGATGGGTCAGGCCTTCGACGCCTCGAAGAACGACGACTCGTTCTACCTGCCGCCGGAAGTGTTCGACAATCCCGATTTCAAGCGCGGCCTCAAAATGTTCGTCTCTCCGGACGGAAAAGCGGTGCGGTTCATCATCTCTCACGAAGGTGACCCCGCGACGCCGGAAGGCATCTCGCACATCGACAAGGTCAAGAACGCCGCGTTCGAGGCCATCAAGGGCACTCCGCTGGAGGGTTCCAAGGTCTTCATGGGCGGCACCGCGTCGGTCTACAAGGACATGCAGAACGGCGCCAACTACGACCTGCTGATCGCCGGCATCGCCGCGCTGTGCCTGATCTTCGTGATCATGCTGGTGATCACCCGAAGCATCGTTGCCGCGGCGGTGATCGTAGGCACCGTGGTCTTGTCGCTGGGCGCGTCGTTCGGGCTGTCGGTGCTGCTGTGGCAGCACATCCTCGGCCAGCCACTGCACTGGCTCGTACTCGCGATGGCCGTGATCATCCTGCTTGCGGTCGGATCGGACTACAACCTGCTGCTGGTCGCACGGTTCAAAGAAGAGATCCATGCCGGACTCAACACCGGTATCATCCGGGCAATGGCTGGCAGTGGTTCGGTGGTGACATCGGCCGGCCTGGTGTTCGCGTTCACCATGGGCTCGATGTTGATCAGCCCGCTGCGGGTGGGCGGCCAGGTCGGGACCACGATCGCTCTCGGCCTGCTGTTCGACACGCTGATCGTCCGGTCGTTCATGACGCCGTCGATCGCCGCGCTGCTGGGCAAGTGGTTCTGGTGGCCGCAACGGGTGCGTCAACGCCCGCTGCCGCAACAGTGGCCGTCGCCGCGACGCGACGACGCAGACGATACGGATCGGCTGTCCGTGGGCGCGAGCCCTGAAGGAGGTACAACATGA
- a CDS encoding MmpS family transport accessory protein: MVKALRRAWIPVVIFIVVAIAAFSVFRLHGVFGKTELTRAGSGLANDTKPFNPKQVTYEIFGPQGSVATVNYLDLDAQPQIARDVTLPWTVTLTTTAPAASANIVAQGDTDTIGCRILVDGVLKDEKTSSGVNAQTFCLVKSA, encoded by the coding sequence ATGGTCAAGGCACTTAGACGCGCGTGGATCCCGGTGGTCATCTTCATCGTGGTGGCCATCGCGGCGTTCTCGGTGTTCCGGCTGCACGGAGTGTTCGGCAAAACCGAACTCACCCGGGCGGGCAGCGGCCTGGCCAACGACACCAAGCCGTTCAATCCCAAGCAGGTGACCTACGAGATTTTCGGCCCGCAGGGCTCGGTAGCGACCGTCAACTACCTCGACCTCGATGCCCAGCCCCAGATCGCGCGTGATGTCACGCTGCCGTGGACGGTCACCCTGACCACCACCGCCCCCGCGGCCAGCGCCAACATCGTCGCGCAAGGTGATACCGACACCATCGGCTGCCGCATCCTGGTCGACGGCGTCCTCAAGGACGAGAAGACCTCGTCGGGGGTCAACGCACAGACCTTCTGTCTGGTGAAGTCCGCATGA
- a CDS encoding DUF732 domain-containing protein, which translates to MNVTRLAMVAAAALAAPMVLAGPAHADPDIDFANQLHGFGIYGPRDYNAWIGKITCKRLNNGLDRDAYQSAKFILTNLPNGSTQAQAVQFLGAAINTYCPEQIGVLQRAAVQ; encoded by the coding sequence ATGAACGTCACGAGGCTTGCCATGGTCGCTGCTGCTGCCCTCGCGGCGCCGATGGTCCTGGCCGGTCCGGCGCACGCCGATCCCGATATCGATTTCGCCAACCAGCTGCATGGTTTCGGGATCTACGGCCCGCGTGACTACAACGCCTGGATCGGCAAGATCACCTGCAAGCGCCTCAACAACGGCCTGGACCGCGACGCGTACCAGTCGGCCAAGTTCATCCTGACCAACCTGCCCAACGGGTCCACCCAGGCGCAGGCCGTGCAGTTCTTGGGCGCGGCGATCAATACCTACTGCCCGGAGCAGATCGGCGTACTGCAACGGGCCGCTGTCCAGTAA
- a CDS encoding SRPBCC family protein, producing the protein MAGPVDRTITEDVPGTPEAVRAHYVDLDNIKDVHPLVVAVRTLHRSDSDDGYTHTYRVSDRIPLGFATLPISYTATVRVPRTGPVVTEARQFPRVRLDGVVSFEPIPTGTRLTERIRISAPWPLLGMTARQAVAAHREMLAGIRRRFEARG; encoded by the coding sequence ATGGCCGGGCCGGTCGACCGGACCATCACCGAGGATGTGCCGGGTACACCCGAGGCCGTCCGCGCCCACTATGTCGATCTCGACAACATCAAGGATGTCCACCCGCTGGTGGTAGCGGTGCGCACTCTGCACCGCAGTGACTCCGACGACGGGTACACCCACACCTATCGGGTGTCCGACCGGATCCCGCTAGGCTTCGCGACCCTTCCCATCAGCTACACGGCCACTGTGCGGGTGCCCCGCACCGGCCCGGTCGTCACCGAAGCCCGTCAGTTCCCGCGCGTGCGCCTCGACGGCGTGGTCTCCTTCGAGCCCATCCCGACGGGCACCCGGCTGACCGAGCGCATCCGCATCAGTGCGCCCTGGCCGCTGCTGGGAATGACGGCCAGGCAAGCCGTCGCTGCGCACCGGGAGATGCTGGCCGGAATCCGCCGACGGTTCGAAGCGCGGGGCTAG
- a CDS encoding SDR family NAD(P)-dependent oxidoreductase yields MTQLSGKVALVTGASSGLGAAVAQVFAERGATVYGIARDTERMAGVFETVPGGAYASVDITSAQACRDAVAGCVERFGRLDVLVNAAGFHQMRHTASVADQDWDYDLAVNLNGPFYLSRAALPHLLEAGGNIVNVASIAGVEGEVYSAGYCAAKHGLVGLTRALAVEFTKEQLRVNVVCPGGMLTPQVTEFATPDDADWNLIMRIAAPRGMMDPRDVAKVIAFLASDDASTIHGAVYNVDNGKTAG; encoded by the coding sequence GTGACACAGCTGAGCGGAAAAGTTGCCCTCGTGACCGGAGCTTCGTCGGGCCTCGGCGCCGCGGTGGCACAGGTCTTCGCCGAACGGGGCGCCACGGTCTACGGGATCGCCCGCGACACCGAACGAATGGCAGGAGTGTTCGAGACCGTCCCGGGCGGCGCCTATGCATCGGTCGACATCACGAGTGCACAGGCCTGCCGGGATGCCGTCGCGGGGTGTGTTGAACGCTTCGGCAGGCTCGACGTTCTGGTCAACGCCGCGGGTTTCCATCAGATGCGCCACACCGCGTCGGTCGCCGACCAGGATTGGGACTACGACCTGGCGGTCAACCTCAACGGACCGTTCTACCTGAGCCGCGCGGCACTGCCACATCTGCTGGAGGCCGGCGGCAACATCGTCAACGTGGCCTCGATCGCCGGGGTCGAGGGTGAGGTCTACTCGGCCGGCTACTGCGCCGCCAAACACGGACTGGTCGGGCTGACCCGGGCACTGGCCGTGGAGTTCACCAAGGAGCAGCTGCGGGTCAACGTGGTGTGTCCCGGCGGGATGCTCACCCCGCAGGTGACGGAGTTCGCCACCCCCGACGACGCCGACTGGAACCTGATCATGCGGATCGCCGCACCCCGCGGAATGATGGACCCCCGCGACGTCGCCAAGGTGATCGCCTTTCTGGCCAGCGATGACGCGTCGACGATCCACGGCGCCGTCTACAACGTCGACAACGGTAAAACCGCCGGCTGA
- a CDS encoding polyprenyl synthetase family protein has product MPAASGVAVEHDAQFEIWRNGVRHGALAHVADFVDNHCVPQLAGTGIDVAADVLVQFVGGGKCLRSTFMYLGWLCGAPADDAALRASAGLELLHAFALLQDDVMDDSDMRRGQPAAHVQFGQWHRRHGLSGSQYRFGASAAILLSDLCLVWAEQMMRDSGVSADALARAWRRYDLMRIELAVGQFADVANDYGALPTLDQVLDVARRKSGNYTVRRPLEIGAAMSGREELIDALGEYGSAVGEAFQLRDDILGVFGSPSVTGKPIGGDLAERKATSVVVAAHQMADATIRRQFVELTNAEELDTADIARWRNLIVATGAVEWVEDLIDELVATAQDHVCDNRIDPWVQSTLANMAAACTLRET; this is encoded by the coding sequence GTGCCTGCAGCCAGTGGTGTGGCTGTCGAACACGACGCGCAGTTCGAGATCTGGCGTAATGGCGTGCGGCACGGCGCCCTGGCCCACGTCGCCGACTTCGTCGACAACCACTGCGTCCCGCAACTGGCCGGCACCGGCATCGACGTCGCCGCGGACGTCCTCGTTCAGTTCGTCGGCGGCGGGAAGTGCCTGCGATCGACATTCATGTATCTGGGCTGGCTGTGTGGGGCACCGGCCGACGACGCCGCGCTGCGGGCCTCGGCGGGTCTGGAACTGCTGCACGCGTTCGCCCTGCTGCAAGACGACGTCATGGACGACTCGGACATGCGCCGGGGCCAGCCAGCCGCGCACGTCCAGTTCGGTCAGTGGCACCGCCGGCACGGCCTGTCCGGGTCGCAGTACCGGTTCGGCGCTTCGGCCGCGATCCTGCTCTCCGACCTGTGCCTGGTGTGGGCCGAGCAGATGATGCGGGACAGCGGCGTGTCCGCCGATGCGCTGGCGCGGGCCTGGCGCCGCTACGACCTGATGCGCATCGAGCTCGCAGTCGGCCAGTTCGCCGACGTCGCCAACGACTACGGCGCCCTGCCCACCCTGGACCAGGTGCTCGACGTGGCCCGCCGTAAGTCGGGCAACTACACGGTGCGCCGGCCGTTGGAGATCGGCGCCGCGATGTCCGGCCGTGAGGAGTTGATCGACGCGCTGGGTGAGTACGGCAGCGCCGTCGGTGAGGCCTTCCAGCTCCGCGACGACATCCTGGGTGTGTTCGGCTCACCGTCGGTGACGGGAAAGCCCATCGGCGGCGACCTCGCCGAGCGTAAAGCGACCAGCGTCGTCGTGGCCGCCCACCAGATGGCCGACGCGACGATCCGCCGCCAGTTCGTCGAACTGACGAATGCCGAGGAACTCGACACCGCCGACATCGCCCGATGGCGCAACCTGATCGTGGCAACCGGCGCCGTCGAATGGGTCGAGGACCTGATCGACGAGCTCGTCGCGACAGCACAGGATCACGTGTGCGACAACCGAATTGACCCGTGGGTGCAGTCGACGCTGGCCAACATGGCCGCGGCCTGCACCTTGCGAGAGACCTGA
- the crtI gene encoding phytoene desaturase family protein: protein MRTVPGATDHVVVVGAGLSGLSAAMQLAGRGRSVTVLERYSFPGGRMGQADIRGYSIDTGPTVLTMPDIIEEAFAAVGASMDDHLQLDLVDPAYRASFADGSSLDVHTDAAAMTAAIEDFAGPVEAAGYHRLRDWLTELYRVEMNGFIASNFDSPLSLLTPQLARLAAIGGFRGWERMVSKYIKDERLQRVFTFQALYAGVPPQHALAAYAVIAYMDTVAGVYFPRGGMRAVPEALAAAAAEAGVEFRYQSSVTSLEKSGSRVTAVRTDNGDRIACDAVVLTTELPLTYQLLGRTPRRPIKILPAPSAVVIHAGVPSVGDKLVHHNISFGRQWAKTFDEIIRDGTLMSDPSLLVTRPTASDPSLAPAGRDLLYILAPAPNLEAGVVDWASAGDAYANQVVAKAAERLLPGLDDDADILDVVTPADWARQGMAAGSPFALAHTFSQTGPFRPANLVRGVDNAVLAGGSTVPGVGVPTALLSGRLAADRVAGPADEFTRKRTITRSGSR from the coding sequence ATGCGTACCGTCCCAGGGGCGACCGATCACGTCGTGGTGGTTGGAGCCGGACTGTCGGGCCTGTCCGCTGCGATGCAGCTGGCCGGGCGCGGCCGATCGGTGACGGTGCTGGAGCGCTACTCGTTCCCCGGCGGGCGGATGGGCCAGGCCGACATTCGCGGATATTCCATCGACACCGGCCCCACCGTGCTGACGATGCCCGACATCATCGAAGAGGCGTTCGCCGCTGTCGGCGCCTCGATGGACGACCACCTGCAGCTGGATCTGGTCGACCCGGCCTACCGGGCGTCGTTCGCCGACGGCTCGTCGCTGGACGTCCACACCGACGCCGCCGCGATGACGGCGGCGATCGAGGACTTCGCCGGCCCGGTCGAGGCAGCCGGCTACCACCGGCTGCGCGACTGGCTCACCGAGCTGTACCGGGTGGAGATGAACGGGTTCATCGCCTCCAACTTCGACTCCCCGTTGTCGCTGCTGACCCCCCAGCTGGCCCGGCTGGCCGCTATCGGAGGTTTCCGTGGCTGGGAGAGGATGGTCAGCAAGTACATCAAAGACGAACGGCTCCAACGGGTTTTCACCTTCCAGGCGCTCTACGCCGGTGTGCCGCCGCAGCATGCGCTGGCCGCCTACGCGGTGATCGCCTACATGGACACCGTCGCAGGGGTGTACTTCCCGCGCGGCGGTATGCGCGCCGTGCCCGAAGCGCTCGCGGCCGCGGCGGCCGAGGCGGGCGTGGAGTTCCGCTACCAGTCCTCGGTGACCTCGTTGGAGAAGTCGGGATCTCGGGTCACCGCGGTGCGCACCGATAATGGCGACCGAATCGCTTGTGACGCAGTGGTTCTCACCACCGAACTGCCGCTGACCTATCAGCTTCTCGGCCGTACCCCGCGCCGTCCGATCAAGATACTGCCCGCTCCGTCGGCCGTCGTCATCCACGCGGGTGTGCCGTCGGTGGGCGACAAGCTGGTGCACCATAACATCAGCTTCGGCCGCCAGTGGGCGAAGACCTTCGACGAGATCATCCGCGACGGCACGCTGATGAGTGACCCGTCCCTGCTGGTGACCAGGCCCACGGCGAGCGACCCCAGTCTGGCCCCGGCCGGACGGGACCTGCTCTACATCCTGGCCCCGGCGCCGAACCTCGAGGCGGGCGTCGTGGACTGGGCATCGGCCGGCGACGCCTACGCCAACCAGGTCGTCGCGAAGGCGGCCGAGCGCCTGCTTCCGGGCTTGGACGATGACGCCGACATCCTCGACGTCGTCACGCCCGCGGATTGGGCACGGCAGGGGATGGCTGCCGGTTCGCCGTTCGCGCTGGCCCACACCTTCTCCCAGACCGGGCCGTTCCGGCCCGCCAACCTCGTGCGCGGTGTCGACAACGCGGTGCTGGCCGGTGGTTCCACCGTCCCCGGCGTCGGTGTGCCCACCGCACTGCTCTCCGGCCGCTTGGCCGCCGATCGGGTCGCCGGACCGGCCGACGAATTCACACGCAAGCGCACCATCACCAGGTCGGGAAGCAGGTAG
- a CDS encoding phytoene/squalene synthase family protein: MIHTELHAAGIDDERLRESYRYCRKLNAQHGRTYFLATRLLAPSQRPAVHALYGFARYADDILDDLESTATTAEREARLDELSAKFFSGTADPSEPVLPAVLHTARTYRIPLDLFDDFLTSMRMDLTVTEYADRAALNHYMRGSAEVIGLQMLPILGTVVPTAEAEPFAEALGRAFQLTNFLRDVDEDLDRNRVYLPADELAAFGVDRDLLNWCHRSNRTDARVRHALAAQHEITREIYREARKGIALLAPQSRPCVTTAFTLYSEILDRIEAIDFEVFSQRATVGTPRRVQVFAGGLIRARRARSYGAA, translated from the coding sequence ATGATCCACACCGAGTTACACGCCGCGGGGATCGACGACGAGCGGCTCCGCGAGTCCTACCGGTACTGCCGCAAGCTCAACGCCCAGCACGGCCGGACCTACTTCCTGGCCACCCGCCTGCTGGCACCGTCACAGCGCCCGGCCGTGCACGCGCTGTACGGCTTCGCCCGCTACGCCGACGACATCCTCGACGACCTCGAGTCGACGGCCACCACCGCCGAGCGGGAAGCCCGCCTCGACGAGTTGTCGGCCAAGTTCTTCAGCGGCACAGCCGATCCCAGCGAGCCGGTGCTGCCCGCGGTGCTGCACACCGCCCGCACCTACCGCATCCCGCTGGACCTGTTCGACGACTTCCTGACGTCGATGCGGATGGACCTGACCGTCACCGAGTACGCCGACCGGGCCGCGCTGAACCACTACATGCGGGGATCGGCCGAGGTCATCGGGCTGCAGATGCTGCCGATTCTCGGGACGGTCGTGCCGACCGCCGAAGCCGAGCCGTTCGCCGAGGCGCTGGGCCGGGCCTTCCAGCTCACCAACTTCCTGCGTGATGTCGACGAAGACCTGGATCGCAACCGGGTCTACCTGCCTGCCGACGAACTCGCGGCCTTCGGGGTGGACCGGGACCTGCTGAACTGGTGCCACCGCAGCAACCGCACCGATGCGCGGGTCCGCCACGCGTTGGCCGCCCAGCACGAGATCACCCGGGAGATCTACCGGGAGGCCCGTAAGGGCATCGCGCTGCTGGCCCCGCAGTCGCGGCCGTGCGTGACCACCGCGTTCACGTTGTACTCGGAGATCCTCGACCGCATCGAGGCGATCGACTTCGAGGTGTTCAGCCAGCGCGCCACGGTGGGAACCCCCCGTCGGGTGCAGGTGTTCGCGGGCGGCCTGATCCGCGCCCGCCGGGCCAGAAGCTACGGCGCCGCTTGA
- a CDS encoding class I SAM-dependent methyltransferase — protein MVSVGQRGLRREQVPGAFDVGAQAYDKLVGANPGYHDHLRISARRMRIGDGGRGLRLLDAGCGTGASTAALLEAAPYAEIVAVDASAGMLAEAKAKSWPDTVRFVHSPIEGIAEAGVEGPFDGILAAYLLRNLADPDSVLRAFKALLRPGATLAVHEYSVSDSRAAKAIWNAVCWGIIIPAGWRQTGDSTLYRHLWRSVNTFDGARDFQRRLVAAGFTGVHSETMPGWQRDIVHTFLADAPQ, from the coding sequence GTGGTAAGTGTCGGCCAGCGCGGACTGCGCCGGGAACAGGTTCCCGGTGCCTTCGACGTCGGTGCCCAGGCTTACGACAAGCTGGTCGGCGCGAATCCGGGCTATCACGACCACCTGCGGATCTCGGCGCGGCGGATGCGTATCGGCGACGGCGGCCGCGGGCTGCGCCTGCTCGACGCCGGCTGTGGCACCGGTGCCTCGACGGCAGCCCTGCTCGAAGCGGCGCCTTACGCCGAGATCGTCGCGGTCGACGCGTCGGCAGGCATGCTCGCCGAGGCGAAAGCCAAGTCGTGGCCGGACACCGTGCGGTTCGTGCACAGCCCCATCGAGGGGATCGCCGAGGCTGGCGTGGAAGGGCCGTTCGACGGGATCCTGGCCGCCTACCTGTTGCGGAATCTGGCCGACCCCGATTCGGTGCTGCGGGCCTTCAAAGCACTGCTGCGGCCCGGGGCGACCTTGGCGGTCCACGAGTACTCGGTGAGCGATTCCCGTGCGGCGAAAGCGATTTGGAATGCCGTGTGCTGGGGCATCATCATCCCGGCCGGCTGGCGGCAGACCGGTGACAGCACGCTGTACCGTCACCTGTGGCGCAGTGTGAACACCTTCGACGGCGCCCGGGACTTCCAGCGCAGGCTCGTCGCGGCGGGGTTCACCGGCGTGCACAGCGAGACCATGCCCGGCTGGCAGCGCGACATCGTGCATACGTTCCTGGCGGACGCCCCGCAATGA
- a CDS encoding FAD-dependent oxidoreductase, with protein MIDPRRVAHPAQSGLPHANALPNTPHVVVVGAGIAGLAAAAGLAERGVSVEVLERQDYLGGRVGGWTEKFDDGTEVANNRGFHAFFRQYYNLRSLLRRSDPGLDRLRPVEDYPLVDGHGRRDTFRGLPKTPPWNALVFALRSPTFRMRDLVRLNAPAAAPLAAVSVPDIYDQLDDLDAETFLTNINFPVAARHLAFEVFARSFFARPDKLSAAELAAMFHIYFLGSSEGLVFDVAESNFNTALWEPLGEYLIEQGVQFHTGVTVESVSLGGPKTLQVTMSGGKSIDADGVVLATDPGGLRQIVAGSPGLGDERWREQIAGLQIAPPFVVQRLWLDRPLEPGRPPFLGTGGLEPVDNISVVSNYERQAAEWARAHGGSVVEVHSYSVVDPPPFDGLRDKMLARLHQLYPETATAGIVKETMLLRDDCPLFAPGAFANRPTVQTPVPNLMLAGDGIRIDLPVALMERAATTGWTAANRLLAGWGVSGHTLHTVPVQGRSPVLRRLATPRKARAS; from the coding sequence ATGATCGATCCACGCCGAGTCGCCCACCCGGCGCAGTCCGGGTTGCCGCACGCCAACGCCCTGCCCAACACCCCGCATGTCGTGGTGGTCGGCGCCGGTATCGCCGGTCTTGCCGCCGCCGCCGGTCTGGCCGAACGGGGGGTGTCCGTCGAGGTCCTGGAACGCCAGGACTATCTGGGCGGCCGCGTCGGCGGCTGGACCGAGAAGTTCGACGACGGCACCGAGGTGGCCAACAACCGCGGATTCCACGCCTTCTTCAGGCAGTACTACAACCTGCGCTCGCTGTTGCGGCGCAGCGATCCCGGGCTCGACCGGCTCCGGCCCGTCGAGGACTATCCGCTGGTCGACGGGCACGGTCGTCGCGACACCTTCCGCGGCCTGCCCAAGACGCCGCCGTGGAACGCACTGGTCTTCGCGCTGCGCAGTCCGACGTTCCGGATGCGAGATCTGGTGCGGCTCAACGCTCCCGCGGCCGCGCCGCTGGCCGCGGTCTCGGTGCCCGACATCTACGACCAGCTCGACGACCTCGACGCCGAAACCTTCCTGACGAACATCAACTTCCCGGTGGCGGCCCGGCACCTGGCCTTTGAGGTGTTCGCCCGCAGTTTTTTCGCCCGCCCCGACAAGCTGTCGGCCGCGGAACTGGCGGCGATGTTCCACATCTACTTCCTGGGTTCCAGTGAAGGGCTGGTGTTCGACGTCGCCGAGTCGAACTTCAACACCGCGCTGTGGGAGCCGTTGGGGGAGTACCTGATCGAGCAGGGCGTCCAGTTCCACACCGGCGTGACGGTCGAGTCGGTCAGCCTGGGCGGGCCCAAGACCCTGCAGGTGACGATGTCCGGCGGGAAGAGCATCGACGCCGACGGTGTGGTGCTGGCGACCGATCCGGGCGGTCTGAGGCAGATCGTGGCCGGCTCGCCGGGTCTGGGTGACGAGCGGTGGCGGGAGCAGATTGCCGGTCTGCAGATCGCGCCGCCGTTCGTGGTGCAGCGGCTGTGGCTGGACCGTCCGCTCGAACCCGGGCGCCCGCCGTTTCTGGGTACCGGGGGACTGGAACCCGTCGACAACATCAGCGTCGTCAGCAACTACGAACGCCAAGCCGCGGAATGGGCTCGCGCCCATGGCGGTTCGGTGGTCGAGGTGCACTCGTACTCGGTGGTGGACCCGCCGCCCTTCGACGGTCTCCGGGACAAGATGCTGGCCCGGCTGCATCAGCTCTACCCCGAGACGGCGACCGCCGGAATCGTCAAGGAGACGATGCTGCTGCGCGACGACTGCCCGCTGTTCGCGCCCGGTGCCTTCGCCAACCGGCCCACTGTGCAGACACCGGTTCCCAACCTGATGCTCGCCGGTGACGGGATCCGCATCGACCTGCCGGTAGCCTTGATGGAGCGAGCCGCCACTACCGGATGGACGGCGGCGAACCGGCTGCTGGCCGGGTGGGGGGTCAGCGGGCACACTCTGCATACCGTTCCGGTGCAGGGACGGTCACCGGTCCTGCGCCGCCTGGCAACTCCGAGAAAGGCCCGGGCGTCATGA